Proteins found in one Crassostrea angulata isolate pt1a10 chromosome 3, ASM2561291v2, whole genome shotgun sequence genomic segment:
- the LOC128176264 gene encoding ankyrin repeat domain-containing protein 17-like: MSSLQEAVVAGDEQRVKDILQTCDPPKEQLKSCLFFACGSGRTNCAALILESSRLSPDIHNDEEFTLLTLSTRGGHASVVDMLLRWDGDVNLAGPIGNTPLHYACSEGYIECCHILLAAGANINAKNSRMDTPLIVAAANGHLGIVRFLLDKNASVRRRGYHDRTALHCATENGHIEICRLLLEAKADLEEEDTFGNTPLVCAAEMGYVDVMRLLLSYGCDVNRMSHSAATALHFAAQHGDLECCRLLLDARAEIDAQDIRRFTPVMMAALYGHEHIVNFLNERRCNVNMAAYNKRTALHWASERGSLKCCESLLKFGANIDAQDTLACTPIYNAAVKGQTEVVKFLIQKGADLTKRPNNGNSLLHFAATGGSVPCCQEIIRAGFSVDIQNQDGLTPLISAVNYKQIQAVKFFLDAGADTNVRGLHGMTALNEAVFYNSPQLVALLLERGADPNVGDDAGTLPLWFAVDGFSIESVKLLLRANCKFDTQSSLSNYCGPCNPVEHSVHKRKELVLRWIVSAYCEEAVNILRKHLPVLEKMTTIEEVLKSKVREIAGSPGSLMEHCRKHVRKTFGSGGNIQDKIKLLKLPTALQDYLLFSDFDMD; the protein is encoded by the exons ATGTCGAG TCTCCAGGAAGCCGTGGTGGCCGGAGACGAACAAAGGGTCAAGGACATTCTACAGACGTGCGATCCTCCAAAGGAACAACTCAAGAGTTGTCTGTTCTTTGCTTGTGGGAGCGGGCGGACTAACTGTGCGGCGCTGATTCTGGAGAGCAGCCGACTCTCTCCCGACATCCATAATGACGAGGAGTTCACACTGCTCACCCTCTCCACGCGCGGCGGTCACGCCTCAGTGGTGGACATGCTGTTACGTTGGGACGGTGACGTCAATTTGGCGGGACCAATAGGAAACACACCCTTGCACTATGCGTGTAGCGAGGGATACATAGAATGTTGTCATATTTTACTAGCTGCAGGAGCTAATATCAACGCGAAGAATTCTCGTATGGACACACCGTTGATCGTAGCAGCTGCAAACGGCCATCTTGGAATAGTTCGATTTCTCCTGGATAAAAACGCTTCTGTACGTCGCCGTGGTTACCACGACAGAACGGCGCTTCATTGCGCCACAGAAAACGGTCATATAGAAATATGTCGCCTGCTTCTTGAAGCAAAAGCTGACCTTGAAGAAGAAGACACATTTGGGAACACGCCTCTAGTCTGTGCCGCAGAAATGGGCTACGTCGACGTCATGAGACTGTTGCTGTCCTATGGGTGTGACGTCAATCGCATGAGTCACAGTGCAGCAACAGCGCTGCACTTTGCTGCACAACATGGCGATTTGGAATGTTGCCGTCTGCTGCTTGATGCGCGCGCGGAAATCGACGCCCAGGACATCCGCCGCTTCACCCCCGTCATGATGGCGGCCCTTTACGGGCACGAACACATCGTAAATTTCCTGAACGAACGGCGATGTAACGTGAACATGGCGGCATACAACAAACGAACGGCGCTACACTGGGCATCAGAAAGGGGAAGCCTGAAGTGCTGCGAATCTCTTCTCAAATTCGGCGCTAATATTGACGCTCAAGATACTTTGGCCTGTACGCCAATATACAACGCTGCCGTTAAAGGTCAAACGGAAGTGGTGAAATTCTTAATCCAGAAAGGAGCAGACCTAACTAAACGACCAAATAACGGCAATTCGTTACTACACTTTGCAGCCACAGGTGGCAGTGTTCCGTGCTGTCAAGAAATCATCAGAGCAGGTTTCAGTGTCGACATTCAGAACCAGGACGGCCTGACCCCTCTGATATCGGCGGTGAATTACAAACAGATACAGGCCGTCAAGTTCTTCCTGGACGCCGGCGCGGACACCAACGTCCGCGGTCTTCACGGGATGACAGCGCTAAATGAAGCAGTGTTTTACAACAGTCCACAACTCGTGGCCCTGCTGCTTGAGCGAGGCGCGGATCCAAACGTTGGGGACGATGCGGGCACGCTTCCTCTATGGTTCGCTGTGGACGGCTTCAGCATAGAATCCGTCAAATTACTCTTAAGGGCCAACTGCAAATTTGACACACAGTCATCCTTGAGTAATTACTGTGGCCCGTGCAACCCAGTGGAACACTCGGTGCACAAACGGAAGGAGCTGGTCCTGCGGTGGATAGTCAGTGCCTACTGCGAGGAAGCGGTCAACATCTTGAGGAAGCACCTGCCGGTCCTCGAGAAAATGACCACCATAGAAGAAGTGCTGAAAAGTAAAGTGCGCGAAATAGCGGGCTCCCCCGGATCTCTAATGGAACACTGCCGCAAACACGTCAGGAAAACGTTTGGAAGCGGCGGGAATATACAAGACAAAATCAAGCTTCTCAAACTGCCAACAGCATTACAGGACTATCTGTTGTTCTCCGACTTCGATATGGATTGA
- the LOC128176266 gene encoding uncharacterized protein LOC128176266, which produces MADIQNFPKLQDKRLSLIGKQTHRLRKTTSISNDKLKDRCSTYGKAIDRDKRSYDYKMWQKTMPHKQYYIHTKGTQRCLKRIRDQVPDLDDESGMYGVYGGTSLRDLQPQIDTIIKNQHPRVRRLRKTEKLLSDGKTDGRIMNIKESRGMLEAIINRPSFPPRRERGMTLYFKTRRPSTVDTNDITSAGALRLPPMAVSRENTKSGMMFRPKSKSVAFKGLPKRSTTFALDL; this is translated from the coding sequence ATGGCGGATATCCAAAACTTTCCAAAACTCCAGGACAAGCGTTTGTCACTGATTGGTAAACAGACCCACCGGCTGAGAAAGACCACCTCCATCAGCAACGATAAACTGAAGGACAGGTGCAGCACGTACGGTAAGGCGATCGACAGGGACAAACGGAGCTATGATTACAAGATGTGGCAGAAGACCATGCCCCACAAACAGTACTACATCCACACCAAGGGCACCCAGAGATGTCTGAAGCGGATCCGGGACCAGGTTCCGGACCTGGACGACGAGAGTGGGATGTACGGCGTCTACGGCGGGACCTCCCTTAGGGACCTACAACCACAGATCGACACCATCATCAAGAACCAACACCCAAGGGTCCGCCGCCTGAGGAAAACAGAGAAACTGCTGTCTGACGGGAAAACGGACGGGCGGATCATGAACATCAAAGAGTCGAGGGGCATGCTGGAGGCCATCATTAACCGGCCCTCATTCCCGCCTCGGAGAGAGAGAGGAATGACCCTGTACTTCAAAACTAGGAGGCCATCAACGGTGGATACCAACGACATCACCAGCGCAGGCGCACTGCGACTTCCTCCTATGGCGGTGTCCAGAGAGAACACGAAATCAGGGATGATGTTCCGGCCAAAGTCCAAGTCCGTGGCCTTCAAAGGTCTCCCCAAGAGGTCCACAACCTTCGCCCTGGATTTATAG